AATAGGAAGAAATGTAAAATCACCAATAACTTCCAGGTAGGTCAAAACCAAAGGAGAACACAATCAAAATTCCAGCACGTGTGTTATCTAGCAGATCCTTCTCTGCAGTTTCCTTCTGGAAACCTAAACGCACAAATTGATGGGATACTTTTATAAAAGACTTTACAATAATCTTGAATACATTACGAGTCAAAAGTACACATAAAAATCATAATAATGATTTGCACTTCAATGAAAGCTGAGATAGACAGTACTGAATCCTGTACTTTCAGTATAATGGAGTGAATCCTTAAAGTAATTTCGATGCaattaccttttaaaaatattttatcaagacagagggggaaaaaaaaacaagccccCAGTTAAAGTCAGATTTCCTCCGCAGATTTCCAGGGAGGAAatctgactctttttttttttttttttttttttttttggcttgttgGACTTTTGGAACAAACTATATTGAGATCATCCTTTGATTTTGGCATtcaatgtaaaacaaaaatgattaattaatttcctttacaGTTAAACTAgctaaacatttttatttctctagaaACAGACTGTAAATAAATGAATGTAATAATCTAATCCATACCTAATCTTCTATTGAAATTAAATTGCTCTGCCAATTATtaaatactggggttttttctctaaAGGTTTTCCCTACACACAGGTAAGCAAACACATACACAACATAAAAGTTTTAGTTGCATGTCTGCAGGTATACATTTATATAAGACCTTTTGTTATTTATGCCACATTAAGCTTTTTTGTGTGAAACCTCCTGATTCTCTCTGATGCGGtcaaatgtttcttttgttgtAGAGCTGATATTGTCTGCGCAGGCAGAGGACTGTGTACAGGACAGTCAAAAAGTAAGGAGGTGATGGTCTTGCTTTAATCTTCTATAAATGTTATAACTGTATTgaagtgggggtttttttaagtttttaatgCCTTTCTTGTAAGCCTAAAGGGTGGGAaaacctttcttcctttcttcccttcataCTTTTTTCACAAAACCCAGGGCTGTTTACAGGAGCAATTAGCACAGTTaaatcctctctttttttttcaatttccttcTATTTCTCTGGGGGACCCCTTTGGTTTGTCCGGCAGCCAGGTGTGGTTGCAGTCCCTAGGAAGGTGCAggtgagcagagcaggatgaTGGATGCGGTGGACGTGCCGCCCGAGGGCTACTCCCTGATCAAAGCCGTGTACCAGCGGCGCCTGCGCCTCACCAGGCTGCTGATTGATGGCGGGGCCTATGTCAATGAGAGCAACAGCAGGGGCGAGACCCCTCTCATGATTGCTTGTATGACCAAACACGTGGACTTACAGAGTGCTAGCAAGGCAAAGATGGTGAAATACCTGCTGGACAACAAGGCTGACCCGAACATACAGGACAAATCTGGGAAGACAGCCTTGATGCATGCTTGCATGGAAAAAGCAGGCCCTGAAGTGGTGTCTCTGCTGCTGATGAGCGGAGCTGACCCGAGCCTGCCAGACCACTCcaactgctctgctctggtgtaCGCAATAAACGCTGCAGACAAGGACACCCTGGAAATTCTGCTTAAGGCCTGCAAGGCACGAGGGAAAGAAGTGATCATCATCACCACAGGCAAGTCTGCATCAGGGAGGCAGAAGACAAAGCAGTACCTGAATGTGCCTCCTCCAGACCTCGAGGAATGCGCTTCCCCAGCTGATTGCACCTCCCTGTCAGAAATAGAATCAAGCGAGGGTCCAGAAGACCCATTCAGCTTTAAAGAGCTGTATGGTGGACACCCATATGATAACCCATCTGAAACAGTGCCACTAATGACCAAATCCAGCTCAACACCAGCACGGTTCAAGCTGACACAGGTGCTGCAGTGTGATCCGTGGCTAAAGTGCTGTCCAGCAGTGTTTCCGCAGAGGAAAATTGCTTCTTCACAAGAACTTCGGGCTATCAGTCCCACAGAAGACCTCTCCTGTAAATTCAGTGCCTTTGACTTATCCAAAGGCGTCACCACCAGTCACGAAAGTAGAGACAGGAAAGACACTGCTCATGTACTGAAAACCTCTGATCAAACCATGTCAAGGAAAGCATTACGCGATGCAATAAACTATCAGACTCCTTTTACTGAAGAGAAACATAACCCCAGTGAGATTCCTATGGGCATGGATGCCAGTTTGGGACAAATCAGCTTACTTTCAAACCTCGGCAGTATTATCAAGAAGGGAAGTGGAGAATCAAATTACAACATCTCCGGTTCTCAGCTAACTAACAGTCTCATTCCTGCTGCTGATACAAAAGACAGTAAGTCaccaaaaggaaagaaagaaattctttctacATACCAGACTTTGTTACCAAGTCCGAGAAGAGTTCTGGAGAAGATGTCTCCTGTTTCTCCGAGAGGCAGAAATCAGGCTTCTCTAGAGGAACAGGGTTCAGGAGCCTTAGTGCTGGATCAGACAAGGCCAGGTTTTCTGCCACCACTGAATGTGAACCCTCGCCCCCCAGGTCCAGAGCTCACTGTCATAAACACAGTTTCTGGAATGATTTCTTATGGACAAACTCACTCAGTACCACCAGGATCTGCTGCCCCTAGGGGGACCAAAGATACGAATCTGCTGCGGAGGAGGCCATATGAGCAGATTACAGTCTGAGCAGATTCAGCAATGACTGAATCTTTACCAGGAGAGCAAAGGGGATCTTTATGATATGTAAATATTCActgcagtccttgaatgtaatGGTAGGTATCACAAAATACAGCAGGGCTGTGATGTAAAGTGATGTCTGCCTCAGGATGAGTGGGATAGCTCAGAGACTGGATGAAAAGACATACTTACCTAATGAGGCTGCCTTCTGCAGACTAAGGAAtgtttatttgctgcttttgtAAAGTTTTCAAATTGCCTGTGACAGAATGAACCCACAATGGCCTTAGGCATTGCAGTTCTCATTGTAGGTTGTACATACTACCCCTCCTAGATTTCCCCAAGCATACACCCTTTCTGCACGCAGAGAGGTGGTGCACATGGAATTGGGGAACCTGAAACATTGGACTGTGATGCTGGACACCAGACTGACTCGATCAGGTTGTATATATCCAGAGAACCCTGAGACGTCAGCACGCAGTGGGGTGGGTAGCAGCAGGTGTACACAGGCAGTGTCTCCTGGCCTCAACAGCTTCACTGCAAGTGAGCAGACACTGCAGAGCTGATGACACgttgcagagctgtgctgcccacGGAATTCCAGCTAAGGACTGGGAGCGTGCTTCAGACGCctggctggcactgggagccaGTGGTGCACAGCACGGGCGCTCTCCAGCCCGGCACACGACGCCGGGCAGCGCTGTCGGGAGCCCAGCAGGGCGAGTGACGAGCCCTGGGTGTGCCACAAACCAGCGCTGTCCCCCCAGGCACTGCGGCCACCTCGGGCTGCCCCGGAGACAGCCCCAGAGACAGCCCCTGGGATCTGCTTCCTTCAGAAGAGGGAGGGTGGGGGAGGCAGAGCCTGGATCTCAGTCAGGGTCTGTTActttctgcagttctgcagtCCCCCAGGAAGAGATCTCCATGTCAGGCTGGAGCAATCTGCCCCCAGTCACAGCCCTTTTCACCAGGGTACAGACGCTGGGACACACCGAGATGTTGTCCTCATGAGCAGGGGcacttcacacacacacacacacacacacaattctTTGGAGCAGAGAAGAGCTCTGTTCTCCTGCTCAGACAAAGCAGGTAACTCAAACTGCATCACAACTTCAACACAAAGAAGATAACTTAAGGGAAgttgaggcactggcacagttttcccagagaaactgtggctgccacatccctgggagtgtcccaggtcaggttggatggggcttggagccacctggtc
This genomic stretch from Corvus hawaiiensis isolate bCorHaw1 chromosome Z, bCorHaw1.pri.cur, whole genome shotgun sequence harbors:
- the ANKRD34B gene encoding ankyrin repeat domain-containing protein 34B — translated: MMDAVDVPPEGYSLIKAVYQRRLRLTRLLIDGGAYVNESNSRGETPLMIACMTKHVDLQSASKAKMVKYLLDNKADPNIQDKSGKTALMHACMEKAGPEVVSLLLMSGADPSLPDHSNCSALVYAINAADKDTLEILLKACKARGKEVIIITTGKSASGRQKTKQYLNVPPPDLEECASPADCTSLSEIESSEGPEDPFSFKELYGGHPYDNPSETVPLMTKSSSTPARFKLTQVLQCDPWLKCCPAVFPQRKIASSQELRAISPTEDLSCKFSAFDLSKGVTTSHESRDRKDTAHVLKTSDQTMSRKALRDAINYQTPFTEEKHNPSEIPMGMDASLGQISLLSNLGSIIKKGSGESNYNISGSQLTNSLIPAADTKDSKSPKGKKEILSTYQTLLPSPRRVLEKMSPVSPRGRNQASLEEQGSGALVLDQTRPGFLPPLNVNPRPPGPELTVINTVSGMISYGQTHSVPPGSAAPRGTKDTNLLRRRPYEQITV